The Pungitius pungitius chromosome 4, fPunPun2.1, whole genome shotgun sequence nucleotide sequence GTGGAAAGTACCAACCAGCTACAAGTTAACAGGTTATGACTCCAGCCGGGGGGGTTGCTCTCGTTATCCAGTTAACCAACATCTGGATGTTTTAGCCTGAAAGCCagaaaatgctttaaaatatgaaaGACTTGCTAGCTTTAGACTGAGGGGACCGCAAATGACACGATGGCCAGAAAGAGTTGGAGAATGTTACAAAACATCCACTTTTTTATCCAACATTTATTGGTCACTCCCATCAAATTATCCACAGCAAATCATCTGATAACTTGGCACTTCTTACTTATTCAAACCAGACAGTAGGCAGAGAGTAAATTCTGCTTTTGGAAAGATGCTCTTTAAGACTGTTCATTTAAGATTGTGCAGAAAGGGAGTCACTGATCTCTTGTGCTGCCTGCAGACCAAAGAGTTCCCAgctcaaaaaatgtacatttaacaGGGACCTCTGCTCTACAGATcgacatctccccccccccccccccctcccccctgttcACCTGGGAAGTGCCCCGCTGCATGAGATACAAACCAAAAATGGAGAGTTAGGAAGGGATATAAATTGAGGCGTCTGTCacagtgatttgttttttcgCTCCACCGGTAGTTCTCGCTCCAAGAGGCAGTTTAACTGAGAACGACATGGCGGTCGAACACAGACTTCCTCTGCTCCTGGACCTGCCTCCTCCAGCGCTGCTGAGCATGCTCCACTTTGTTCAGCATGTTTGGTCGAGAGTGCGAACGCGACAGAACGTTGTGAGCATTGGCAAAAGGCTGCtggtcctaaaaaaaaaagaaaaaaaacacacacaattagctTAAAAGGTGTGACATAGGTTTGTGAGTTGTTTGTATGGTTAGGAAAATGATCAGTACTTTATAAAAATTAATTTTTAGTTTTAATTGCTCAATTCAAGTTGCCATTGTTGCAGACAGAAGGGAACATAATAAAAGTCAATTCCGGAACAAGATTGGGAGGATCACAACCAAAACTGATATCCGTGGCAAATACGTTGAGGAAAATAAACCAAGATTATCAGTTGGGAATCACTGACTGAATAAACACTACAAGCCCACCATTTCCTCTATAATTAACATAGCAGCGGTACTAACCTGTATACTGGTTTTGCTTTTACATCTCTGCCCTTTGTTTGCTTAGTACTTCAGCCATATACAGATTTTATAGCAGTTTTCACAGGATTTTCCCAATTTTATTGCTGTTCCACAAATACAGTAAATGTTATTTGCACGTCGTCCATTATTTCCGTTTAAACGACTAAGGAAACTAAATTGTCAGTAATTTAGACAATGAACAAGCATCTATCCAAATGTTCACACTAACCAGGTAGAACATTTCGTTCTTACCATTGTTTTGTCCCATTTCACAGCACAAGCTCTCATGTTATACTTACTCTTGGTGAAAGCACACAGGTGAGGTCAACAAGTTAGCTGCAGTCCAAATAGATTCATTGCTCTTTGAATACACTTTCAGGTATTGTCTTTAATGTTGCTTGAAACAGGATGGaaaatctgtttgttttggataCTGTTTGATTAGATTCTAGCCATAAAGGATGTGAAATCCTGTGCAAATGGAGGTTAGGGAAATAATTAAATTCTCCTGATAGGAAAGAATTTAGATAATGAcgtaatattaaaaaaaaggtattgtaCGTTAACAGTGATTGGTAATGCTGAACTATCAAGAGGAATACATACCccaacatcatcatcactttGGATTAGCTGTGAATGTCCAAATAGACGCCTCTTCAATATGGGCTCCAGGAGAGTCAGGTAGACCATGTACAGCAGTAGCAGGCCCAAAATGGAGAGGTACATTATGATGGTAACCTAAATATTCACAATGATTACTGATTGTTTTCCTTGAAATGATTCAAACACATAAAGCAGAACAAATTCAGTGAAGTGTTGTTCGGAAATGGTTTATTAATCATTCAAGGCGTTTTTCAACCAGAATTGCAAAACATTTACTTCAGCTCCCTAAATGTGGGGGT carries:
- the tmem9b gene encoding transmembrane protein 9B, whose amino-acid sequence is MKSVFLLEAFSVACFVLLNQVTAKNSEDIRCKCICPPYRDIEGQIYKQNVSLKDCNCLHVVEPMPVDGKDVEAYCLRCECKYEERSSGTIKVTIIMYLSILGLLLLYMVYLTLLEPILKRRLFGHSQLIQSDDDVGDQQPFANAHNVLSRSHSRPNMLNKVEHAQQRWRRQVQEQRKSVFDRHVVLS